The Amblyomma americanum isolate KBUSLIRL-KWMA chromosome 2, ASM5285725v1, whole genome shotgun sequence genome contains the following window.
TGTGGTGGTGATCCAACTcacgaccttgggatcagtagcTCAACAACAATGCCACTGAGCCACAGCTTTGCGTTGTTGTAGTAGTTAACGAGCACTGACGCTGCGTGTCCATGCGCAGGCCGGCGATCTCACTACGACGTACATCGTTACCCGTCTTCATGCCCCTTCATGTCCGCCTTTGTTAGTAAGCTTGGAGTTGGCCTTCAGTAATGCGTTTCGCAGATTTGCCGCCGTATTCTGATGTCGCAACATCCTCCAGCCCTTTTTGTTCCCTTAATTCGCGCCATCTAGTGGCTGCGCTCCAGGCTATGCGATCCTGTCTCGGACCTGCTGCGCTATAAAAAGTGGCATAGGTCTTTCCAGCTCGTGATCCAATATTGGCGAGGGTTTCAACTGCGGCTGGGTACTAGAACGCGGATAGCGCAGCGGTCTGGCCTTCGACCTGCATGAATGAGCTTCTGCATTCTTCCTCCTGTGTATACTGTATAAATGTATGGGTACACAGTTAACTTTTTATACCATTGATTTCCATTCTGTTTCCTTATAGTTTTTCTCTGCTTACTCATCCTTTTGTCTTGGATACCCTAATGTACAATTCTGTACTTTTGTCTTCGTGGCCAATATTGTATACTCTTTTTCTTCCTCCTGTTATTTTATATGTACTCGCCGGTCAGACATCTGCTTGCTCCATGTCATGTTTGGCACTGTAGTTCCTATTCCATTCTTGTGCGCATATCCTAGTAAACCTTGCATGTCGAACACCTTTCCTTGGACAATGCTACGTGTGTGTTGTTCGTTTGGCGCAAACAAGCTCTTCGCAACTCCGCCTCATTCTTTGTCTCCTAAATGTGGTTTGCATCAAAACTTCACGCTGAAGCCATTCTGTCCTCCTTGACATGACCTTACGAAGTTCGCATCTCGGGCATGAGATTTTACGTATTAAATTGGCGCTTTCGTTAAATTTTCAACTTTTGCGAATTTCAGGCCGTGTATATTTTTCTTTGATTACCTTTATACCCGAAAATCTGTAAGATACGGCCTTGCTCTAcatttattttttctcctttcttttctttcaccgCGGCTTTAAAAGTTGACAAGATGTACCATGGACTCAGCGCCAAGCAGGCCTTCGTCAGTGGTGAGGCCTGGATAATGCTTTTTCTTGCTGTCGCCCTGCAGTAGGGATATTACAGGGGTCGATGATCCCAAACTGATCCACGAAAGCAATGACGCAAAAACATCGAAACGAAGAAAACCGATCTGAAAGTTATTACCACAGTAAGCGACTTTAGACATTACATGAGAATACAATATGAAGGTAGAGGATAAGCCACCATGTGTTTTGCACAAAAACCTCTCTGCAAGATCGCTACGTGCCACCGAAGAAAATTAGCATGTTCTATTTAAGAACGCCTGCTTAGGAAAAAATTGAGCTTGCAACATTCTCGAACGATGGCATTGGAATGCACCATCACAGTCAAATGAAGCCAGGTAAAGGGAAATGAAGTTAAATGAATATAGGCGAGATTTTGCTTAACACTTGCTGCTGCGTATTTCGAGCTAAACGACCGACCATGAAATACCTTAGTAATCAGCCTCACTGAAGTAAAGGGTTGATCTATAATTTTTTCACGTTTCTTTTAACGACGAAGGTACAACTtttggtgatgacgtcacacttTGCCCGTTCAGATTACGAAACCTTAATTATATTCATATTACATCGTGGTTAGTAAAACCGAAGTTTAACTGCAGCACATACAGCAGATATACTGATATTGAGAATAAAAATACTTGTCCATTTCAGCCGCCATAGCACCACGAAGCCCTTGATGGATTCCAACCAATGCTAGCTGATAGAGCTGCTTGGTTCGCCGACGCCGCAgaccattgttgtttgctgtGGTGTTTATTGCACTGAAGACTTGTTCTATATACATGAGCTATTTACAAAGATTTTAGGAGCGGGCATTAAAACCATCTCAAAAGAAAACACTTCAAGGCAACATATCACTTGCAGAGAATCGTCCTGTGTAGAGTAGGACATGTTCAAAAGCCGAAACTGGGTTACTTAGAAGTTTGGCGCACTTCATACATCAGTCTGTCGTTGCAGTGCATTGTAAGCGATTCTCACGACGTTTAAAGATACCATACCAGTGTCTGCTATTCTGAGGTGTGTTATAGTGAACACTCAGGCGCAGAATTTAGAAAAAAAGTCATTATAAAATCAGTGCTCCTATGGCTTAACGTTGCGTTCAACTTTCTCACTCTCTGCACTTGGGTTTTTTCTGCCGCACAACTCTTGCGTTGCGAACAGAGCAGCGGCTGCCAGGCTGAGCGCTCCCAGCATCCTGTAGTATCCGTCGTAGGAGCCTCCATTGTCGCGAAACATTCCTGCGTGTAGGCCGAACAAGAAAATGACGTCATGGTTGTAATACACGTACACGATATTTAGGCCGTCTAATTTTCTTATTTTAGTAAACCCTTCAAGTGCTTGACTTTATAGTATTGGCAAATGATGCCGATTTTTCAATGCCGCGCATGCCCCTTATACCCTGTGAGCTGTTCGCCTGTTCGCCGACCTCTTTTTACTTTTCCTTCCAAGACTTTACATCCGACTCCAGTAGGCCGCTAGGCCACTATCGTGAGTAAAGGCGCTTGTGGCGCAGGGATATAATGTAGCAACCGCTTCGATCATAGAGTAAAAAGAAATGTCAGTGATGCAAACGATGCAACTTTGTCCATCGAGGGGTTCGTGTGACGCTCAGCAATTTAATGTAAATACCAAATTTTCTTCATCTGTTGCAAGCTCTAAAGTACCTTAGCGGATCTTGTAATTGGTCAATAAAAGCAATTCTATATGCGATATATTTAGACTGGCTGACAAATTAAAGGAATATTAGGGCCACTATGACTGGTAGAACACCTAATACTTAAAACTGTGGAAACGTGCATCGCTTTTTAATCCACCCTTTGCTCACGCTTTTGTGGATTGCTAGGCAGAAAAACGGCGAACTTTTCCCTTGAGCAAACGTTTGTAAACATGGGGTAAAAGCGCTTATGTTTGCGATCGCTGGTGGTTTCATGCCACTTTTATCAAGTTGAAACTTCGAATTGGGTTTTTTAGCGCGAATATACAGGGTATCTCACCTATGAAAATTGGAGAAAATTTAAAGATAGGTATTTGGGTTTGCAAGAGCTCTTTCGTCGGCTTAGCAGATTTAGCATTTTGAGTGGCGGTGTGCATCAAAAGGGCTAAAATGCGTTAACTATCAAGGTGATTAACTAAACGTGGTGGTTAGTTTTTAACAATGGCAGTTACCTTTCTAATTTCTTGTGGGtttgtagcccaccgtaaataCTATTCGCAGCAGTTTTCAGAAGTTCGAAAATGCCTCTCTTGTCGCTGCTGCTGTGCACTGAATTCGGGGGCGCACACGGGTTAATATTGTGTGTGTCACCTGCTCTTTAAACAGCGTCCAGGTGGCAGCAGTAAGCGGCCAGGGAGCACGTGACAGGCGCGCAACTATGTGAGGCGTGTTCATGGAAATGGCCTAAATGGTGAGTCTAACTTTAATGGTAAAAAGTTCACTCGGAATTAATAAAACAGTTAACTGGACTAATAACCACTAGTCACCGCTCTTTCTTTATGGACATGACCACAGACAATCCTATGAGGAAGAAAGCGGTCTTCTCACTATTTTTGACATTTAATAACGATATTAACTGAAACACACTCCAGAATTCATGCGATCTTTGGTAGTCCGCACATGTTTGCACGAACGTCGGCAGTCTTGTGTCATGGGGAATTTTGTATGCGACAGTAAAAGGGGACCAAAGCTCTTGTACTCA
Protein-coding sequences here:
- the LOC144121809 gene encoding uncharacterized protein LOC144121809, translating into MLPVSLLSLMIVGMFRDNGGSYDGYYRMLGALSLAAAALFATQELCGRKNPSAESEKVERNVKP